Proteins from a genomic interval of Nostoc sp. TCL240-02:
- a CDS encoding GDP-mannose 4,6-dehydratase, translated as MTKTALITGITGQDGYYLSHLLLNRGYRVVGLVPPHRQPNLTKLGTLANKVEIFTVDLRDSGALLTAVEQLRPQEIYNLAAPSFVPDSWNDPLGTLDLITGTATRLLEAVRQVGLSTRFYQASSSEMFGDVFSSPQDEETPFRPKNPYAAAKMHAHWTMVHHRQRYGLFACSGILYNHESPLRAPQFVTRKVSLAAASIKLGLTDTLEIGNLDAKRDWGFAGDYVEAMWLMLQVDEPEEYVIGTGKLHSVRDLVATAFESVGLDWTRYIVLNTSLLRQDEHFQLVADPSKAKINLGWEPQVSFEELLEKMVNTDLERLQSGAIAPLTQV; from the coding sequence ATGACTAAAACAGCCCTAATTACAGGAATAACTGGTCAAGATGGCTATTATCTCAGCCATTTGCTCCTCAACCGTGGTTATAGAGTTGTAGGATTAGTACCTCCCCATCGACAACCTAATTTGACAAAGCTGGGAACACTGGCGAATAAGGTAGAAATTTTTACAGTTGACTTGAGGGATAGCGGGGCGCTGTTGACCGCAGTTGAGCAACTACGTCCCCAAGAAATTTACAATTTGGCGGCTCCCAGTTTTGTACCCGACTCTTGGAACGACCCATTAGGAACCCTAGATTTGATCACTGGTACAGCTACCAGACTTTTGGAAGCAGTACGACAAGTTGGTTTGTCTACCAGATTTTATCAAGCCAGCAGTTCGGAAATGTTTGGCGATGTATTTAGTTCGCCTCAAGATGAAGAAACGCCTTTTCGTCCCAAAAATCCCTATGCTGCGGCCAAGATGCACGCCCACTGGACGATGGTACATCACAGACAGCGCTATGGATTATTTGCCTGTAGTGGAATTTTATATAACCATGAGTCTCCTCTACGCGCACCTCAGTTTGTAACCCGAAAAGTTTCTTTGGCAGCTGCATCAATTAAATTGGGTTTAACTGACACCTTAGAAATAGGTAATTTAGATGCCAAACGTGATTGGGGCTTTGCGGGAGATTACGTAGAAGCTATGTGGCTCATGTTGCAAGTCGATGAACCAGAAGAATATGTGATTGGCACTGGTAAATTGCACAGTGTTAGAGATTTAGTGGCCACAGCTTTTGAGTCTGTCGGATTGGATTGGACGCGCTATATAGTTTTAAATACCAGTTTATTGAGACAAGATGAGCATTTTCAACTAGTAGCTGACCCCAGTAAAGCTAAAATAAATCTTGGCTGGGAACCGCAAGTGAGCTTTGAGGAACTTTTAGAAAAAATGGTAAATACAGATTTAGAGCGGTTACAAAGCGGTGCGATCGCGCCCTTAACCCAAGTATAA
- a CDS encoding glycosyltransferase family 4 protein has protein sequence MHITKVTQNLKVGDKFNQKTNHVFVFLEIFAHEGGIQSYIKDIFRAYLELSQAYKAEVFLLRDSPDSLNPFEAENLKFHYFKSQSPHLGRLQMAAALLKCLLQNRPQQVFCGHINLAVLIQTLCQPLGIPYTVLTYGKEVWEPLKNQERRALTSADKIWTISRYSRDRACLANDLNPKMVEMMPCAIDGDKFTPGSKQPEFVQKYGLTGSKVLMTVARLWSGDIYKGVDVTIRALPQIAQVFPEVKYLVIGRGDDQPRLAQLAAYLGVSDRVVFAGFVATEELMEHYRLADAYIMPSQEGFGIVYLEAMACGVPVLSGDDDGSADPLQDGKLGWRVPHRNPDAVAAACIEMLQGDDQRCDRQWLREQAIALFGIDAFQQHLQKMLLSSVLSPNNK, from the coding sequence ATGCATATTACTAAAGTGACACAAAACCTAAAGGTAGGTGATAAATTTAACCAAAAAACTAACCATGTCTTCGTGTTTTTAGAAATTTTTGCCCACGAAGGTGGTATTCAATCATATATAAAAGATATTTTCCGCGCCTATCTGGAATTGAGCCAAGCTTACAAGGCGGAAGTTTTTTTGCTACGAGATAGCCCTGATAGTTTAAATCCATTTGAAGCTGAGAACCTAAAATTTCATTACTTTAAAAGTCAGTCTCCTCATTTGGGGAGATTGCAAATGGCAGCAGCTTTACTCAAGTGTCTGTTGCAAAACCGTCCACAGCAAGTTTTCTGCGGTCATATTAACTTAGCAGTATTAATCCAAACTCTTTGCCAGCCCTTGGGGATTCCTTACACCGTGCTAACTTACGGCAAAGAAGTCTGGGAACCTCTAAAAAATCAAGAACGTCGCGCCTTGACCTCAGCAGATAAAATTTGGACAATTAGCCGTTACAGCCGCGATCGCGCTTGTCTTGCCAATGATCTAAACCCCAAAATGGTAGAGATGATGCCTTGTGCAATTGATGGGGATAAATTTACTCCTGGTTCCAAGCAGCCAGAATTTGTTCAGAAATATGGCTTAACTGGTTCTAAGGTGTTAATGACAGTAGCACGGTTATGGTCAGGGGATATTTACAAGGGTGTAGATGTCACAATTCGGGCATTACCACAAATTGCTCAGGTTTTCCCAGAAGTGAAATATTTAGTAATTGGTCGAGGTGATGACCAACCACGATTAGCGCAGCTAGCTGCATATCTAGGTGTGAGCGATCGCGTCGTCTTTGCGGGTTTTGTTGCTACAGAAGAATTAATGGAACATTACCGCCTTGCTGATGCCTACATCATGCCTTCGCAAGAAGGCTTTGGCATTGTTTATCTAGAAGCAATGGCTTGTGGAGTACCGGTGTTATCTGGTGATGATGATGGCTCGGCTGACCCTTTACAAGATGGTAAACTAGGGTGGCGAGTACCACACCGCAATCCTGATGCTGTAGCAGCAGCTTGTATAGAAATGCTTCAAGGGGATGACCAACGATGTGATAGACAGTGGCTGCGAGAACAAGCCATCGCTCTGTTTGGCATAGATGCCTTCCAACAGCACTTGCAAAAAATGCTTCTATCCTCAGTTTTGAGTCCCAATAACAAATGA
- a CDS encoding IS5 family transposase (programmed frameshift) gives MSRLPAIENPQRKPYPSDLSDAEWLIIKPFLPKPKGFGHPVEVDLREILNAIFYVQRTGCQWEMLPHDLPPYTTVYGYFQKWQRKGIWQKIHDQVRHQLRQDLGRDEHSSVAIADSQSVKTTEKKGEVYGFDGGKKVKGRKRHIVVDSQGLLIGVLVTEANASERLGAVVVLHESAQELSKLEVVWVDQGYSGENFAQAVKQVCGEQVRVEVIERISKTFERLPKRWIVERTFGWLNRFRRLSKDYELYTEISEAMIYGSLIRLMVKRMAA, from the exons ATGAGCCGTCTACCTGCGATTGAAAATCCACAGCGTAAACCCTACCCAAGTGATTTAAGCGATGCCGAATGGTTAATTATCAAGCCCTTTCTACCAAAACCTAAAGGGTTTGGGCATCCTGTAGAAGTAGATTTACGAGAAATTTTGAATGCTATTTTCTATGTGCAACGTACCGGGTGTCAGTGGGAAATGCTACCCCATGATCTTCCACCTTACACAACAGTATACGGCTACTTTCAGAAATGGCAGCGCAAAGGAATATGGCAGAAAATTCACGACCAAGTGCGCCATCAACTGCGACAAGATTTGGGCAGAGACGAACACTCTAGCGTTGCGATCGCCGATTCTCAGTCAGTGAAGACAACGGA GAAAAAAGGGGAAGTCTACGGTTTCGATGGTGGTAAGAAAGTTAAAGGCCGTAAGCGACATATAGTTGTGGATTCTCAAGGTTTGTTGATTGGCGTTTTAGTGACTGAAGCTAATGCGTCGGAACGTTTGGGGGCTGTGGTTGTACTCCATGAATCGGCTCAGGAATTGTCTAAATTGGAAGTTGTTTGGGTAGATCAAGGCTATTCTGGTGAAAACTTTGCTCAAGCTGTCAAGCAAGTTTGCGGAGAACAGGTTCGTGTTGAGGTGATTGAGAGAATATCGAAAACATTTGAACGATTACCCAAGCGGTGGATTGTGGAAAGGACATTCGGCTGGCTCAATCGATTTCGGCGTTTGAGCAAGGATTATGAGTTGTACACAGAGATCAGTGAAGCCATGATTTACGGCTCATTGATTCGTCTGATGGTAAAACGAATGGCAGCTTAA
- a CDS encoding pentapeptide repeat-containing protein → MTSPIVRRSSNQSGQSKEPERASSMLLASRRFAAWAAEITLVVASGLIPFGIGVYANSRSDLNRVPLNPVLVVTERAIARPLALPVSYGIRNVAWPTNILWTIALLAPVTLSWWQLYLLAKTGRTIPKRWFKVRVVNNQGKPPGLGAVVIREGVGRWTVPISIAYLLWRYSFAFPNLGLFTFLSLLMIVGEGIGLPSHRGRRALHDQLAGTYTIDTTRPLPSSLLANNRQAQSAGGNNEAEGQEEELTAAETNHSPNLWRRIQQNPNLTLFGVGLTSMTAVLATLIGTQVYIQIQQSQRATKQINSQQFLELVKQLTPNSGATNEQRQSAILAMGGLNDPQSIKFLADLLVSETNPSLLDTIQQSLTTVGPQAIPELKNKNQFLVSELESVGSAATKERELRQGRLQRNQRTINKILSVYSGKMEGVDLSSTQLGQSGTPGSSFFNLVLDNLDLSGVKFKSANLNQASFKSSRFRGVGEDGRWDTYDDVIADLSQAQLQQANLTDANLSRVLMNRIDLSRATLNRANLSNARLYDAKLNSTQLVGADLRNAVLERASLTGADLGDAKLNEANLYAARLGRVTAIGTQLSFANLTNTDWQGADLSGAYLDRANLSNANLSATRLAGAVLRSAQMENVNLQNADLSLADLRGANVAGADFKGAILAPSKEDPADQFVKTPDLGSVSAVVQGVDFSQAKNLDSKQLAYICTQGGIHPRCP, encoded by the coding sequence ATGACATCACCAATTGTGAGGAGAAGTAGTAATCAATCTGGTCAGTCAAAAGAACCGGAAAGAGCCAGTTCAATGTTGCTAGCAAGTAGGCGGTTTGCTGCTTGGGCGGCTGAAATCACATTAGTGGTTGCCAGTGGGTTGATTCCCTTTGGCATTGGTGTTTATGCGAATTCTAGAAGCGATCTTAACCGAGTACCTCTTAACCCCGTGCTGGTAGTTACAGAAAGGGCGATCGCTAGACCCCTAGCTCTGCCTGTGAGCTATGGTATCCGTAACGTCGCATGGCCAACTAATATTTTATGGACAATCGCCCTGTTAGCGCCTGTAACTCTCTCATGGTGGCAATTGTATTTACTGGCTAAAACTGGTAGAACAATCCCGAAACGTTGGTTCAAAGTGCGGGTTGTCAACAACCAAGGGAAGCCTCCCGGATTGGGGGCTGTTGTCATTAGAGAAGGAGTTGGACGTTGGACTGTACCTATTTCCATCGCCTATCTGCTGTGGCGCTACAGCTTTGCTTTTCCTAACTTAGGATTATTCACATTTTTGTCTTTATTAATGATTGTGGGTGAAGGGATCGGCTTACCGTCGCACCGGGGTCGTCGCGCCCTGCACGATCAACTTGCAGGCACTTATACAATAGATACGACTCGTCCTTTACCATCCTCACTCTTAGCTAACAACAGACAAGCTCAATCTGCTGGCGGTAATAATGAAGCAGAAGGGCAAGAAGAAGAATTAACGGCAGCCGAAACCAACCATTCACCCAACCTGTGGCGGCGGATACAGCAAAATCCTAACCTGACTTTGTTTGGGGTAGGACTAACGAGTATGACGGCTGTGTTGGCAACTTTAATCGGCACTCAAGTTTATATCCAAATTCAACAATCACAGCGAGCAACTAAGCAAATTAATAGCCAACAGTTCCTCGAACTTGTCAAACAATTAACTCCGAACTCTGGGGCGACTAATGAGCAACGCCAAAGTGCAATTCTGGCTATGGGTGGTCTTAACGATCCACAATCCATAAAATTTCTGGCGGATTTATTGGTTAGCGAAACCAACCCCAGCCTCCTGGATACCATTCAACAATCTTTGACAACTGTCGGGCCCCAAGCTATCCCCGAATTAAAAAATAAGAATCAGTTTTTGGTTAGCGAACTGGAGTCTGTGGGCAGTGCTGCAACAAAAGAGCGGGAATTGCGACAAGGGCGGCTACAAAGAAACCAGAGAACAATCAACAAAATTCTCTCTGTATATAGCGGAAAAATGGAAGGCGTTGACCTAAGTAGTACCCAATTAGGTCAAAGCGGTACTCCAGGTAGTTCATTCTTCAACTTAGTACTAGACAACCTTGATTTATCAGGAGTTAAGTTTAAATCTGCAAATCTCAACCAAGCTAGCTTTAAGAGTAGCCGCTTTCGAGGTGTGGGTGAAGATGGACGTTGGGATACCTATGATGATGTAATAGCTGATTTAAGCCAAGCTCAGTTGCAGCAAGCTAATCTTACTGATGCTAACCTCAGTCGTGTCTTGATGAACCGGATCGATTTGAGCCGCGCCACTCTCAACAGAGCCAACTTATCCAACGCGCGTTTATATGACGCAAAACTCAACAGCACCCAATTAGTAGGAGCCGATCTGCGAAACGCAGTTTTGGAGAGAGCCAGCTTAACTGGGGCTGATTTAGGTGACGCTAAATTGAACGAAGCCAATCTTTACGCTGCCCGTTTAGGTCGTGTCACTGCTATAGGAACACAATTATCCTTTGCCAACTTAACTAACACTGATTGGCAAGGAGCAGATTTATCAGGAGCCTATTTGGATCGTGCTAATCTCAGCAATGCTAATCTCAGCGCCACTCGTCTTGCTGGTGCTGTTTTGCGTTCTGCTCAGATGGAAAACGTTAACTTACAAAATGCTGACCTGAGTCTTGCAGATTTACGGGGGGCAAATGTAGCAGGAGCAGACTTTAAGGGAGCAATTCTCGCCCCTAGCAAAGAAGATCCAGCAGATCAATTTGTCAAAACCCCAGATTTAGGCTCAGTATCTGCCGTAGTCCAAGGGGTTGATTTTTCTCAAGCCAAAAATTTAGATTCCAAGCAATTAGCATACATTTGTACTCAAGGGGGCATTCATCCTCGTTGCCCGTAG
- a CDS encoding GNAT family N-acetyltransferase gives MTSLLPRNLSVVIRPVQYRDLDGIERITQESFAALTPQGAGFAISQMLMLRRWYGLLKFLSWFPNPLQYRLCAYVAEQGRILLGMIQVSPFNRTRSTWRIDQVLLERGVDKQGIGSQLLRHCFESILEARTWLLEVNINDIEALALYRQNGFQRLAEMTYWEIGPELLAELAQAEPDLPNLLPVSNADAQLLYQLDTASMPPLVRQVFDRNTRDFKTSLFGALTDAVKQWLTKTEVVSGYVFEPQRKAAIGYFQVQLDRKGEVPHSATLTVHPAYTWLYPELLSQLARIAQDFPQQGLQLASSDYQAEREEYLERIGAKRIKHTLVMSRSVWHKLRESKFVSLEGIQWTDMLQGLQPARKPIPGGMSWIQPGKLPSSDKPLPIKSEPINFSVKNPSIEASPIPESADAEQEN, from the coding sequence ATGACTTCATTACTTCCCAGAAACCTCAGCGTTGTTATCCGACCAGTCCAATACCGGGATCTGGACGGAATTGAGCGCATAACTCAAGAGTCATTCGCAGCCCTTACTCCCCAGGGAGCAGGTTTTGCCATCAGCCAGATGCTCATGCTGCGTCGCTGGTATGGATTACTTAAGTTTTTGAGTTGGTTTCCTAACCCACTCCAGTATCGCCTCTGTGCTTATGTCGCAGAGCAAGGGCGGATACTTCTAGGAATGATTCAAGTGTCACCCTTTAACCGGACACGCAGTACTTGGCGCATCGATCAAGTGCTGTTAGAGCGTGGTGTCGATAAACAAGGAATTGGTTCGCAACTTTTGCGCCATTGCTTTGAATCGATTTTGGAAGCTCGGACTTGGCTACTAGAAGTTAACATCAACGATATTGAAGCACTGGCACTATATCGGCAAAATGGATTCCAGCGTCTGGCAGAAATGACGTATTGGGAAATTGGGCCAGAATTACTGGCTGAATTGGCGCAAGCAGAGCCAGATTTACCCAATCTTTTGCCAGTGAGTAATGCTGATGCTCAGTTGCTATATCAACTAGATACGGCATCTATGCCACCTTTGGTACGTCAGGTTTTTGACCGCAATACCCGCGACTTCAAAACCAGTTTATTCGGCGCTCTGACTGATGCAGTGAAGCAATGGCTGACGAAAACAGAAGTAGTCAGTGGTTATGTATTTGAACCCCAACGTAAAGCTGCGATCGGCTATTTTCAAGTGCAACTTGACCGGAAGGGAGAAGTTCCTCACTCTGCAACCCTGACAGTTCATCCTGCTTACACCTGGCTGTATCCAGAATTGTTATCTCAACTGGCTCGGATTGCCCAAGATTTTCCTCAGCAAGGGTTACAACTAGCCTCCTCTGACTATCAGGCAGAGCGAGAAGAGTATTTGGAAAGAATTGGCGCAAAACGCATAAAACATACATTAGTTATGTCTCGCTCTGTATGGCATAAGCTACGGGAGTCCAAATTCGTCTCCTTAGAAGGAATTCAGTGGACTGATATGCTGCAAGGTTTACAACCAGCACGTAAACCTATACCAGGTGGAATGTCATGGATACAACCAGGAAAGCTGCCATCGTCAGATAAACCACTGCCAATTAAGTCAGAACCAATTAACTTTTCGGTAAAAAACCCAAGCATCGAAGCATCGCCGATCCCTGAATCAGCAGATGCAGAACAGGAGAATTAG